Within the Borreliella valaisiana VS116 genome, the region ATTGTTCAAAATATTGGCATTAAGGAAAAGTAAAACTTTTTGTGTTTTGCAAATTATAGAACTTATTATAATATTGTATTTTTTAATAATAATTCCTGCTAATCTTAATGCTGATTTTGAGTATAAGGTTGTCAAAGGAGATACTCTTTTTTCAATTGCAATTAAGTATAAAGTTAAAGTAAACGATCTTAAAAGGATTAATAAACTTAATGTTGATAATATTAGGGTAGGTCAAATATTAATTATTCCAAGTAATTCTAATTTAGATCAAAATATTACCCATAAGGTCAATCATTCTCTTAGATCGCTGGAATCTGTTAATAAAGGGATAATTTTTTATACTGTAAAAGAGGGTGATACTATTGAGAGTGTTTCAAAGCTTGTTGGGATAAGTCAAGAAGAGATAATAGCTTGGAATGATTTGCGCTCTAAAGATCTTAAAGTTGGAATGAAACTTGTATTAACTGAGCCTGATTTTTTAAAACCCTATGTAGTTAAGAAAGGCGATTCGCTTTCAAAACTTTCTCAGGATTTTGATATTAGTTCTAAGGATATTTTGAAATTTAATTTTCTTAATGATGATAAATTAAAGATTGGCCAACAGCTTTTTTTAAAGAAATCTACTGAGAATGTTAATTTTCATTATGTTAAAAAAGGAGAAACTCTTGGTAGAATAGCTTATATTTACGGTGTTACTGCTAAGGATCTTGTAGCTCTTAATGGCAATCGGGCTGTTAATCTTAAAGCAGGTTCGTTGCTAAATGTTTTAAAGATTGTAAATAATGATTTAGAAAAACCTGTTGAGGGAGATTTAAAAATTGATAAAAAAACAAATAATCAATTCATTTATCATTCAGTTGCTGTAGGGGAGACTTTGTATAGCATTGCCAGACATTATGGGGTTTTAATTGAAGATCTTAAAAATTGGAATAATTTAAGCAGTAACAATATTATGCACGATCAAAAATTGAAAATTTTTGATAAAAAACTTTTATTTGATTCTTCTACAATTAAATCTAAAAACGATTTATATATTAAAAACAAGGTTGATTCTAGCTCTAATTCTTCTGACAAAGTTCAAACAATAGTTAATCTTCCTTCAAGTAAAAACAAAAAGCTAAATTTAAACACTTTTGGAATTTCTGCCAATCAAGATCTTTTTGATATTAGCTCTTTGGTCATTTTGGATTCCAAAATACCAATATTTGAGGTTGTTGGTGATTTTTATTATTGGTATAAACCGAGAAAGATAAGTCAGCCAAGTGAGTTTTATTCAGAGGATTGGCATTCTCCTTTAAATTCTTATAAAAAGGCGACGCAACTTTTCAAAAGTTTTGAAAAGTTGGTAAATTCTAGGTTTAATAAAGGATCAAGGCTTAAAGACAAGTTAATAATTCTTGATCCTGGTCATGGTGGTCTTGATCCTGGAGCTATTGTTAAATCTAGAGACGGTCTTGGAAATGAAGTTTTTGTTGTTGAAGATGAGTATGTGTATGACATTGCTTTAAGGCTTTATGTATACCTTAAAGAAGAAGGGGCTAATGTTGAACTTACCATTTTAGCTCCCGACCATTTAATTAGGAATAGTGTTTTTGCTAACAATACTTTTGTTAATGTTAAAAATGAGGTTTACAATGATTATGACCTAAATAAAAATGATACCGTTGATTCCTGGATAAATGGTACCCCAGCAGGTCTTAAAAAAAGATTGGTTGTTGTTAAAAACATTGTTAATAAATATAAAAATATTAAAGATAAGGATATAGCCTTTTTTAGTTTGCATGCGGATAATAGTGTTGGAGCACCTAAGAGTATGGGATTTTATTATCAAAAAGATGATGAAAAAAAATGTGATATTCATTCAAAATCTGTAGCAGAAAAAATTACAGAAGGAATGAAAAGAAGTTCTTATATTAAGGGGCAAAATCTCCATGTTTTAAGAAACAATATAGTAATGACTAAGCTTTTAATAGAAGTTAGAAATTTAGCATTTCCAGAAGAAGCTTGGTCTATTAGATCTTCTAAGCTTAGAGATCAAGATTCTAAAATTCTTGCTAATGGGATTTTAAAAATATTGGAAAATAATTGACAAAAATTTTTAAATTTAAGATAATATTCATAGTGTTCAATTTCCCCTATAGCTCAGTGGTAGAGCGGGTGGCTGTTAACCACTAGGTCGGAGGTTCAAGTCCTTCTGGGGGAGTTAATTAAGGTTAATTGTTTTTTTAATTTCGTTTTTGTTATTTTAAAGTAATTAAGTCTTTCTAAGAGTTTTTTGTTGTTTCCGTGTCCCAAACAAAGGTTCTTTTGTATCTTTTGTCTATTTTCTTTTGAGTTTTCTCCTATTAAGTCAAGTTCTAACAAGTCGCTTAATGTTAATAAATCTTTTTGATTATCTTTATATAAAGTTCCAACTTCTTTAAGTATTTTTATTATTTCTGTTTTATTTACTGATTCAACTTCGGTATCTTTAGTATTAAGATATGCATGTTTGATTTTATTATTTTCTCCTAGATGTTTGACTATTTTTTGCCTAATAATATTTCCAGATTTATCACTGTCTGTTAAAATTATTATTCCTTTGTATTTTAAAGCTTTTTTTAACAATTCAATAGTTTCGATTTTTAAAGCAAATCCTTTTGTTTCTATTACTGTGCAGTCAAAAGATTCTTTTATTCTTTTAAGATCGTCTTTTCCTTCAACTACAATTATTTCTTTAATTTTTTCCAATTTTAAATTCCTTGTTCAAAGAAAGCCCTTAGCAATTTAATTGCTTCTATGTGGTCAACTATTGATACTGTTTCGCGTAAGGAGTGCATTGCCCATAGTGGTGTTCCAATGTCAATAGTTTCTATTCCTGTTCTTGCATTTGATATTGGACCAATTGTTGTTCCTGAAGGAACATTTGCTTTCATTATTATTTCTTGAATCTTAATATTATTATTAATAGCCAAATTTTTTAATTTTGAAAATCCCGTTGAAGTTGTTGCATATTTGAAATTGGCGCTGTTTTTTACAACTATACCTTTACTTAGAGTTGCTTGATAGTTTGGATCATGTTTAAATGTATATCCTGGATGGATGCCGTGAACACTGTCAAACGATATATTAAATGATTTGTTTGTTTTTATTAAATGTTCTTCTCTGGTTAAATTAAGAGCAAGGTCAATTCTTTCTAAAACTTCTGATAAAAAATTGGAATCAGCGCCTCTTGAGGTTAGAGATCCTACTTCTTCGTTATCAAAAAATACAGCCATTTTATTTTTATTATTGCTTGTATGAATATAAGAGTTCATGATTGCGTGGCATCCTGATTTATTGTCAAGATTTTTAGAAGTCAAAAATTCTTTTTCAGTTCCTATTATTTTGGAAGGTTGTGATTCTGTGAATATTAGATCACAAGATAGAAAATTTTCATATTCTATTCCAAGTTGTTCTAGTATGCTATCTTTTATTGATTTTTTAGTGCTGCTTATTACTGTTAAATTGTCATGAGTATTATATACAAATCCTTCGTTAATTTGTCGGTTTAAATGGATTGCAAGGTTTGGAATAATTCCTATGTTTTCAATATTGATTAATTTTGAGTTAATATTTTCATTTTTTTTGAAATATATAATTCCTGCTAAGCTTAAGTCTCTGTCAATCCAAGTAGAAATTATTGGACTACCATAAACTTCAATATGATTGTAGAATACACCACTTGTGTTTTTTGTTGCATCTATTTTTAATTTTAGTCCTGGACTGTCTGTATGTGCCGTTGCTATTAAAAATGGCTCATATTTTTTTTCCACATCAATATTAAAGGCAATAAGGCTAGTTCCTTCTTTTTTTATGTAATACGATCCTGTTTCAATTTTCCATTTTTCATCAGGTTTTAATTGTTTTGCATTAAAATAATTAATTAATTTTTCTTCAATATAATTTACTAAATGATAAGGTGTAGGACTATTGTCTAGTAGACTTTGAAAAAATTTTGGTTCTAGTGTTTTATCGTTCACTAAAGGGATTCTCCTTTAATTTTATTGCTTTATAACTATATATTTTATTATAATAATTTTTAACTGTATATTAGTTAGGAGTTTATTATGAGAAAGTGTTTTGCCAGCTGGAGTTTATTGTTGATTTTTATTGCTTGTAGCTCTAATGTTGAAATTGAGTTAAAAGATGATATTAGCGGTATTGTTTCAATATTTGTCAATGTTAATGGAGAATTTGAAAAAATTAGAAAAGAACTCTTAACAACTTTAGTGGGAGAAGAAGTTGCAAGCATGCCTCTTTTTCCTGTAGATGAAATAAAAAAATACTTTAAAAATGGAGAGGAAAAGCTTGGACTTAAGCTTTTGAGTATTAAAACTCAAGGAGATTCTATTAATTTAGTTGTTAAGTTTGATAATTTAATTAAAGTTTTAGGCGATTATATGAAAAAATCTGATATTCCTGTGTTTAAGATAGAAAAAAAAGATGGTAAAAATATTGTTGAACTTAATATTAATTTGGAAAACGCTACTAAGAATATTAATGAAAATAAAGAATATATTAGTGATGCACTTGCTGCTCTTTTGCCATCGGATGAAATTCCAATGTCTGCTGAAGAATATAAAGATGTTTTGGTTTATTTTTTATCGGAGTTTACTCCCAAAGCAAGCGAACTTATTGACAATTCAAAACTTAATCTTATAGTTAAGACTTCTAGAAATGTTCAAGAACAATTTGGATTCAAACAGATTAACTCAAACACACTAAAGTTTGAGATGGATATGGTTAAAGGATTGAGTCTTGAAACACCAATAAAACTTAGAGTAGTTTATTGACAGAAATGTAAGAATATAAACGATTAAGTTTATATTCTTACATTGTATTCCTTTTTTAAAATTCCTATTAAAATAGCTGTTAAAATTGATCCTGCTAAGATAGATATTATCCACATTAATGGGTTTACTACTATTGGTAGAATAAATATACCACCATGTGGTGCTATAACTTCTACCTTAAAAAGTGCAGAAATAAATCCTCCTACAGATGAGCCTAGTATGCATGCAGGTATTACTCTTAAAGGATCTGATGCTGCGAATGGAATTACTCCTTCTGTAATAAAGCACGCTCCTAGAAAATAACAAACTTTTCCAGATTCTCTTTCTTCTTTTGAGAATTTGTTTTTAAATAAACTTGTAGCAAGGGCAATTCCTATAGGCGGCACCATTCCCCCTGCCATTATGCTTGCGTGAGGAATATAATTTTTTGCAGTTATCATTGCAATTCCAAATGCGTATGCAGCTTTATTTACAGGTCCTCCCATATCTATTGCCATCATACCTCCAAGTAAAGCTCCAAGTATTGCCATATTAGTTCCGCTAAGTTGATTTAGCATATCTGTTATTGATTCATTAATAAATGATATTGGACTAAGCATTACATATATTAAAATTCCTGAAATTATAACTGATAGAAAAGGATAAGTTAATACTGGATTTATTCCTCTTAAGTTGCTAGGAATGATTTTGTCAGATATTTTTTTTACAATCAATGTAACGTATCCTGAAATAAATCCCGCTAAGATGCCTCCCAAAAATCCTGCATTTCCATTGCTCATCATTAAACCTGTAATCATTCCAGGTGCAAGTCCTGGTCTTTCTGCTATACTAAATGAAATGTAGCCAGCAAGTATTGGGATCATTAAAGCAAATGCGCTTCCACCGCCGATTTGCATCAGAATATCTGCTATTTTATTGTAGCTTGGGTCATTTATATCAAATGCTTTGATTCCAAACATAAATGATATTGCTATTATTATTCCTCCTGAGACTACAAATGGAAGCATAAAGGAGACTCCATTCATTAAGTGTTTATAAATTCCTATTCTTTGGATTTGTTTAGGTTTTTCGATGGTTGTATTTGTGTTGCTTTTGTTGTAAATTTGCGCTTCGTTTTTAAGAATTGTTTGAATAAGCTCTTTTGCTTTGTGTATGCCGTCTTTTACGCCTACTTCAATTAAAGGTTTTCCGCTAAATCTTTCTTTGTTTATAGTCTTGCCAGATGCAATAATGATTCCCTTTGCGTTTTTTATTTCTTCTTCTGTTATTGGGTTTTCGGTTCCACTAGATCCATTTGTTTCTACTTTTATGTTTATGTTTAATTCTAAAGCTGCTTTTTTAAGGCTTTCTGCTGCCATATAAGTGTGAGCTATTCCCACAGGACATGCTGTTACGGCAAGAATGAAATCTTTTTTTGTATTTGAATTATTAGATTCATTTGTATTGCTACTACTCATGATTATTTCTAAAAATCTATCTTCATTATTTGTGCTCATAAGTTCATGTCTTAATAAGTTGTTGCTAAAAGTATTGCTTAGATATGATATAGCTTTTATGTGTGCATTGCTAGGAGCCTCTTCGGGGATAGCCATCATGAAAAACAGTTTTGAGAGTTTTTGATCAGAAGAGTTGAAATCAAATCCATCACCATCAACTCTTAAAATAGCAATTCCGTGTTTTTTAATAAAGTCACCTTTTGCATGGGGCATGGCTATATGCTCTTCAATGCCTGTTCCGTTAATTTCTTCTCTTTTTTTAATTTCTTTTATGAATGCTTCTATGTCATTTAAGTATCCATTTTCATTGAGCATGCTAGCCATTTTTCTAATTACATCTTCTTTGCTAGTTGCATTGTAATTTAAAATAATTAAATTTTTTGAAAATAAATTTTGCATAATAATCACCTTTATATATTATATAGTGTATATATATATTAAATTTTACATTTATTTAATTGATTTTATCAATTAAAGGAGATTATCTTGATATATACTCTAACACTTAATCCTTCTGTGGATTATAAAATAGTTTTAAAAGAATTTCAGGAAGAAAGTCTTAATTATGCTTTGGATAACAATTTCTTTGCTGGTGGTAAGGGAATAAATGTAAGTACTGTTCTTAAAAATTTGGGAAAGTCTAGTATGGCTCTTGGCTTTTTAGGAGGTTTTACGGGTGATTATATAAGATTTTCTCTTAATTCTAAGGGTATAAAAAACGATTTTATTAAAATAAAATATAATACAAGATTAAATATTAAAATGATAGCAAATGGCAGAGAAACAGAAATTAATGCTAATTCCCCAGATATTTCTAAGGATGAATTTGAACTTTTGAAAAATAAGCTTAAAAGTTTAGCAAATAATAGTATATTGGTGATGTCAGGAAGCGTTCCTGA harbors:
- a CDS encoding LysM peptidoglycan-binding domain-containing protein — protein: MTTLFKILALRKSKTFCVLQIIELIIILYFLIIIPANLNADFEYKVVKGDTLFSIAIKYKVKVNDLKRINKLNVDNIRVGQILIIPSNSNLDQNITHKVNHSLRSLESVNKGIIFYTVKEGDTIESVSKLVGISQEEIIAWNDLRSKDLKVGMKLVLTEPDFLKPYVVKKGDSLSKLSQDFDISSKDILKFNFLNDDKLKIGQQLFLKKSTENVNFHYVKKGETLGRIAYIYGVTAKDLVALNGNRAVNLKAGSLLNVLKIVNNDLEKPVEGDLKIDKKTNNQFIYHSVAVGETLYSIARHYGVLIEDLKNWNNLSSNNIMHDQKLKIFDKKLLFDSSTIKSKNDLYIKNKVDSSSNSSDKVQTIVNLPSSKNKKLNLNTFGISANQDLFDISSLVILDSKIPIFEVVGDFYYWYKPRKISQPSEFYSEDWHSPLNSYKKATQLFKSFEKLVNSRFNKGSRLKDKLIILDPGHGGLDPGAIVKSRDGLGNEVFVVEDEYVYDIALRLYVYLKEEGANVELTILAPDHLIRNSVFANNTFVNVKNEVYNDYDLNKNDTVDSWINGTPAGLKKRLVVVKNIVNKYKNIKDKDIAFFSLHADNSVGAPKSMGFYYQKDDEKKCDIHSKSVAEKITEGMKRSSYIKGQNLHVLRNNIVMTKLLIEVRNLAFPEEAWSIRSSKLRDQDSKILANGILKILENN
- the rnmV gene encoding ribonuclease M5; translation: MEKIKEIIVVEGKDDLKRIKESFDCTVIETKGFALKIETIELLKKALKYKGIIILTDSDKSGNIIRQKIVKHLGENNKIKHAYLNTKDTEVESVNKTEIIKILKEVGTLYKDNQKDLLTLSDLLELDLIGENSKENRQKIQKNLCLGHGNNKKLLERLNYFKITKTKLKKQLTLINSPRRT
- a CDS encoding M18 family aminopeptidase yields the protein MNDKTLEPKFFQSLLDNSPTPYHLVNYIEEKLINYFNAKQLKPDEKWKIETGSYYIKKEGTSLIAFNIDVEKKYEPFLIATAHTDSPGLKLKIDATKNTSGVFYNHIEVYGSPIISTWIDRDLSLAGIIYFKKNENINSKLINIENIGIIPNLAIHLNRQINEGFVYNTHDNLTVISSTKKSIKDSILEQLGIEYENFLSCDLIFTESQPSKIIGTEKEFLTSKNLDNKSGCHAIMNSYIHTSNNKNKMAVFFDNEEVGSLTSRGADSNFLSEVLERIDLALNLTREEHLIKTNKSFNISFDSVHGIHPGYTFKHDPNYQATLSKGIVVKNSANFKYATTSTGFSKLKNLAINNNIKIQEIIMKANVPSGTTIGPISNARTGIETIDIGTPLWAMHSLRETVSIVDHIEAIKLLRAFFEQGI
- a CDS encoding fructose-specific PTS transporter subunit EIIC, translating into MQNLFSKNLIILNYNATSKEDVIRKMASMLNENGYLNDIEAFIKEIKKREEINGTGIEEHIAMPHAKGDFIKKHGIAILRVDGDGFDFNSSDQKLSKLFFMMAIPEEAPSNAHIKAISYLSNTFSNNLLRHELMSTNNEDRFLEIIMSSSNTNESNNSNTKKDFILAVTACPVGIAHTYMAAESLKKAALELNINIKVETNGSSGTENPITEEEIKNAKGIIIASGKTINKERFSGKPLIEVGVKDGIHKAKELIQTILKNEAQIYNKSNTNTTIEKPKQIQRIGIYKHLMNGVSFMLPFVVSGGIIIAISFMFGIKAFDINDPSYNKIADILMQIGGGSAFALMIPILAGYISFSIAERPGLAPGMITGLMMSNGNAGFLGGILAGFISGYVTLIVKKISDKIIPSNLRGINPVLTYPFLSVIISGILIYVMLSPISFINESITDMLNQLSGTNMAILGALLGGMMAIDMGGPVNKAAYAFGIAMITAKNYIPHASIMAGGMVPPIGIALATSLFKNKFSKEERESGKVCYFLGACFITEGVIPFAASDPLRVIPACILGSSVGGFISALFKVEVIAPHGGIFILPIVVNPLMWIISILAGSILTAILIGILKKEYNVRI